The sequence below is a genomic window from Flagellimonas marinaquae.
CTTGCCGCAGCAATTTTGAGAATTTGGATAGATAGGTCAATGCTCCTTTTCGATCGTTTGAATTGATCAAGTGTTGAATGGAACTTAAAGAATTGAAGATAAAATGAGGATTCATTTGTGCTCGAAGCATCCTTTTTTCCAATTCAATGTTCATTTCTTGGATTATTTCTTTTTGTTCGTAAATCAGTATATTTTTCTCAACAAGCATTGCATTCGATTTTTGCTTGCTTCTATAGCGGAAATACAATAAACTGGCAGAAAACAACAATAAAAGAGCAATTATCGAAAGGTAGCCAATACGTTTCTGGTTTAAATCGATATAAGAGCCCATCAACTCGAGTTCTAATTTATTCTCTTTGATTTCCCGGTCTTTTAGGTAAACATCATGCTGTATCTGGAGGTTTTGAATCTCCTTGACCTTGGTTTCGTTCAAAAGGCTATCGCGGAAGGCAACGGACTGTTTTAGATGATAAATGGCATCTGGAAATTGTTTTGTGGAGGTATAAATTTCGTGCGCCAGGTCATGCGCCTCCATAAAATATTTGTAACCTCCGGTTTTATTGAGTGCCTCTAGGTTTTTTTTAGAATAATCAATTGCCTCTGGATATTTATTTTGTTGCAGCATTAATTCGGCAAGACCATAATAAGAAACCGCGATCTGTGTTTTGTTTGAGAGCTGTTTGCTCAATTCCAACGATTTTACAAAGTATTCTTCTGCAAGTTTTGATTGGTTTAGGTTTAAATAGCATTGTGCGATATTCGAGTATGTTGTACAGAGTTTTAGTTTTTCATTTTCGGATTCCTGATACTCCTTGCTCTTTAATAATTTCTCCAGCGCATCGGTATATTTGTTTTCGTTCATGTCCAACAAGGCCAGGTTGCTAACTACAATGTTTTCCAAAGACTCCCTGTTTGATCCACTATATATTTCCAATGCTCTTTCATATTGCTTTTTTGCATTTTCCGGTTCATCCATTAGGTCGTATAAAACACCCAAATTGGTATAGGCAGCGGTAATATCCAAGGATAGGTTTAGGGAATCAACAAGTTTAATGCATTTGAGATAGTAATCCTTACTCGTTGGATAATCACCAATTTGTTTATATATGATGCCAAAGGAATTGTAGCTTTTGTAGACGTGCTCATAATTTTTATGCTCTTTGGATAAGGCAAGGCATTGTTTAAATACTTCAAGGGATTCCGGATAACTACCGGTCATCCCGTGTATGATTCCCAAAGAGAAAAGAGACTCTATTTCCCCTTTTGGGTAGTTTATTTTCTTTGCCAACTCAATTCCAGATGTTACCATTTCCACAGCTTTTTCCTTGTCTTTGGAACGTAGTAGCCCGGCCAACCTTCTTTTTAAATTTACCTTGGTTGTGTCATCTGCTGTTTTTAGTAGGTTCTGTAAACTATCTATTTCTTTGCTTTGGGCAAAACAGATGTTTTGGGATAAAAGGAATAGGAGCAAAGTAAAAATTAAACAAAAGGATGACTTCATACAATGGTTGGTTTATCGAATAGATGAAGGTTGATTTCTATTCAAATGGTTCTGGCTGGTATTAATTTATGAAGTTTTCTCCTTATTGTGACCTGTTAGCGAGAATTTGGATTAAAAAAATTCTAGAAGTAGGAAAAAAATGATTATTTCTTTTCTAAATTCCCATCAGGATACAGAGCAAAACGCCCTCTATTTTTTTCGTGAACATGGTCTGGATAGGGCCATGGCCATCCCCCAAATTGAGTCAATCGGTACTCTTCCATTGCTTTTTGGATCTCAGCCTGGGTGTTCATTACAAAGGGTCCATATTTGGCAACCGGTTCACCAATGGGTTTTCCTTGCAATAGCATAAAATGTACAGTTTCCGAGCCAATTTTAATATTAACATCTCGGCTGGGGTCTAAAACAATGCCAAAGTTGGGATTTATTTTTTTATCCTCGATATGAATATGGTTGCCATCATAAAAATATAGCACCCGATTAACAGCGGTATTGGCTTTTGGCAACACATATTCGGACGCTGCACGGGCATGGATGTTCCAAATGGCAACTTCGTTTTTGGGGTCAGCCGCCCAAGAATCGGGAGCGGGATCGAGCGAGGCAACATTTTTATAGGCACCGGCAATTATCTTGATTTTTGCATTTTGCTCCTCTACAACTGGAATATCTTCATTCCAGAGCATTCTGAAGTGAGGGTCCACGAATTTTCCAGCTTTCGGTAAATTCAACCAAATCTGGAACAACTCTAAAGTATTTTCCTCATCATCTTTGAGCAAGGGAAACATTTCGGAGTGCTGTACACCGCGTCCGGCTGTCATCCATTGTACGTCGCCTTCGCCGAACCTTCCAGCTGCTCCCAACGAATCGGAATGATCACAAAACCCTTTGTTTACTATGGTTATCGTCTCAAAACCTCTATGTGGATGATAAGGAAACCCGGGAATGGTCTGTCCGTGGTACATTCGCCATTTGTGAGATGGGTCAAAATCGTTTCCTAAGTTTCTATCTTGAAGTAGTAAGCTGTCAGGACCCATTTCACCGTTACCTTTTGGGTAATTGTCCAAATGATACACACTGAACAAAAAGGGATCTAATGTTTGCCATGGTATACTTAATGGAAACGTTTGTTTTACCGATTTTTTCATGTTAAGTTTTGTTTTGGTAAAAAAGCCTGCTCAGAGCAGGCTTTTTTATCGTATTTCGTAGCAAGTTATTTTCCGGGAATAGGTGGTGGGCCATCGATCATGGCCTCGTATTTTACATCACCTTTTCTGGTAATATATTCATCTTTGACTTTTTCTACCAATTTGGGGTCATCGAACAGGTCGAACATGGTCATTCCCATGGCTTTTGAAGCATAGACCATGCCTTTATGTCCTATACTCATACCGCCACATGCCACAACGGCCCAGGAGTGCCATGGTGTTCCTTTGGGTGCAACGGTTACCCCAAGGTTAATGTTCGGAACGTTCCAACTTACATCTCCAACATCGGTGGAACCGCCGCCGGGCAAAGCCTCGGTTTCTTTTAACGGATGAATTTCGCCGTCCATGCCCACTTGTGGTTTCCCGGTCGCCTCTTGAATGGCTTTACCAAAGGCAGTCTCCTCCTCGGTATAGGTTATTGGTCCCAAAAGCTCTAGGTTATTTTGCATGATCTTTCCTCCTTCGCGGTTTACCAAAGTCTCGTAGATACCCGAAATCAAGGAGTATTTATATTCTACATTGGCCATAATGGCTGCACCTTCCGCCATGGCCTTTACTCGTTCAAAAGTTGGAAGCATAACTTCTCTTTTAGGATCGCGGACCCTAACCCATAAACGGGCATAATCGGGAACTACATTGACCACTTGGCCACCATCTTGAATATGATAGTGTATTCTTGATGTTGGTTTTATATGCTCTCTATAATAATTGATTCCCGTTGTATAGAGTTCAAGGGCATCTGCGGCACTTCTTCCGTTCCATGGATCGGATGATGCATGTGCTGCTTGACCATAAAACTCGATCATAAAGTCGATAAGGGAGAGCCCACTTTGCACATCGGCCTCTATTTGAGCGGAGGGGTGCCAACTTACATTGACATCTACATCGTCCCAGAGGCCTGCCTCGACCATCCAAACCTTACCAAAGAACTTTTCCTCGGCAGGTGTACCTAAAAATTTGACGGTCCCTTGTATTTTTCCAGCTTCGATCTGTTCTTTAATTGCCAATGCGGCACCCAAGCTGGCAGCACCGAACATATTGTGGCCGCAGCCATGACCAGGAGCGCCATCAACCCGAGGATCTTTGTTGGGGACCGTATTTTGGGATAATCCTGGGAGTGCATCAAACTCGCCCAACACACTGATTACGGGTTTTCCCGAACCAAAGGTTGCAACAAAGGCCGTTGGGATATCCGCAACACCACGAGTAACGGTCATTCCATTTTTTTCAGCATAATCCGCAAGTAATTTTGATGAAATCGACTCCTCAAAAGCGGTCTCGGCCAAGGCCCAGATAGAATCGCTGATTTGTATAAGGTTATCTTTATGTTTTTCTACGGCTTCGACCACGGCTTTTTTGTCCTTGGTCATCTTTTGGGCGGATAGGTTCAGGACGAACAGCCCAAAAAGAAATAAGGTTGTTAAATTTTTCATTGTAAAAGTTTTGAGTTAGCTATATATCGTAACGACATTGCTGCTGAGAGTGGTACAGCAAAGCGATATCGATAGCACTAAATTTAAAGAAAAAGCTTTAACTAACCGCTTCTTTATAGGTTTTTAGGCATCGTTCCCTTGCCATTTTGTGTTCCACGATAGGGTCTGGATAGCTTAATTCCTGAAGATCTTTGACCCATTTGTTGATGTATTTCTTATCCTTATCAAATTTTTTGATCTGGGTGGTGGGGTTGAATATCCGAAAATATGGAGCGGCATCCACACCACTGCCAGCGGCCCATTGCCAATTCCCCACATTGCTGGCCATTTCGTAATCCAAGAGTTTTTCTGCAAAATAGGCTTCGCCCCAACGCCAATCTATCAATAAATGTTTACAAAGAAAGCTGGCTACCAGCATTCTCACACGGTTGTGCATGTAACCGGTTTCGTTGAGTTCTCGCATGCCGGCATCCACCAATGGATACCCTGTTTTTCCCGTTTTCCATTTTTCGAATTCATCTTCATTGTTGCGCCATTCTATTCGATCATATTTGGCCCGGAAGGCTTGATTGACCGTTTTTGGGAAATGCCATAATATCTGCATAAAGAACTCTCTCCAGATCAGTTCGTTCCAAAAAGTTTCGTTTTTTTCTCCAATGGCTTTTTTTATCATTTTTCGTATGGAAACCGTTCCAAATCGCAAATGGGGACCCAATCGCGATGTTCCTGTTTCCTTGTCGGGGTAGTCACGGGTATCTTCATACTTTTGAATAAGATTTGGTGTAACCGTAAAATCCGGTACTTTAATGGAAGATGCTTCAAAACCTATATCTTCCAAGGTGAGTTGAGGCAAGGACTTGTTCTTAATCGTATTCTTGTCAAGATTGGGAAAAGTATCATATTCCACCAGATGGATGGAAGGATTAAAAGTTTCTTTCCATTTACGCATAAACGGGGTGTACACCACATAAGGTTCGCCATCGTCCTTGACAACTTCGCTTTTTTCAAAGATCACTTGGTCCTTAAAGGTGTTGAAATCAATATTGTTTTCCTCTAAATACGATTTTATTTTAGCATCTCTTTCTTTGGCGTATGGTTCGTAATCGTGATTGGTATAAACAGCCTCAATGGTATAATCTTCAATTAGTTGTTGAATAACCTTTTTTGGGGTGCCGTAAAACTGGGCCAAGCCACTATCGAAATTTGTAGAAAGTTGATTGTTCAGTTTTTGGACCTGTTCATGGATAAACGTGACCCTGGCATCATTTTTTGGCAGATTTTCCAGTATTTCGGTATCAAAAATGAATATCGGTAAAACTGGCGTGCCATTTTGAAGGGCATGGTACAAGGCAACGTTGTCATCCAACCGTAAATCTCGCCTAAACCAAAATATATTGACTTTGTCCTTCATCAATTTATATTTAAACTGGACATTCCGCCGTCAACACCAATTACCTGACCGGTAATCCAAGAACTATCGTCTTGCAATAAGAAAACACCCATTTTGGCTATATCGGTTGCAGTTCCGACCCTTTTGAGAGGGTGCCGCTGATCCATCATAGCTTTCTTTTTTTCGTTGCTGAGCAATCTTTCGGATAGGGGAGTGTCCACTAAGGATGGAGCAATAACATTGACCCGTAATTTTGGGGCGTACTCGGCCGCCAAAGCACGAGAAAATCCTTCTATAGCACCTTTGGCCGCTGCTACACTAGTATGAAAAGGCATTCCTGTTCCGACAGCTACGGTACTAAAAAACACCATACTGCCACCTTCGTTCATACGTTCGATAATGGATTTTACGGTCTTGGCCAATGCGATAAAATTGATTTCCAGATCATTTTGAATTGTTTCGATTCCCAATGATTTGAAAGGTTTTAGATTGATGCTCCCGGGGCAATACACAAAGCCGTCCAGTTTTTCGGGGATGTTTTTGTGCGTTATATCTTCGGTTAAGGCATCAAAAGGAATATGGGTTACGTCCAAATTGCGCAATTCATCGTTACTCCTGCTTGCAACATAAACAGAGTGTTCCTTGGAAAGATGTTTGGCCATTTCCAAGCCTATACCATAAGAACCTCCAATTAATAATATGTGTTTCATTTTATACTTTTCTAAGGTTGAGATAATTGGTTTTACCTTTTACTTCTCCGAACATTTCCGCCAGCTTTTTTTCGCGGAACCTGAATATTTTTTGCAACTGTTTTTTTACCAAAATAGGATGCATTATTTGCCCAAGAAACCCAAAAGGTAATTTATAATCAATAATATCTTCCATTTCCACACCATCCGGAACTTCTTTAATAAAGTGCTTGTGGTGCCATAAAGAGTAGGGGCCAAACCGTTGTTCATCCACAAAATAGGATCCTTTTTGCACATGGGTGATTTCTGTTACCCATTTTGTTGAGACAAGCGGGAATGGTTTAACTATATATTGGATTATTTGCCCCTGGAACATGGGCCTATCTGCACCGGACAAGATATGAAACCCCATGTGTGGGGGTGTTATCACAGCAAGGTTTTTTGGATCGGATAAAAAATCCCAGGCCTCCTTTTTACTGATAGGCAAAAATTGCCTCGATTTTAATTGATAAAGCTGCATTCGAATAGTTTGTACAAAGATAATCGTAAAATGTTTAATTTATTTGTTATAAAGTTAAACAAAAATTAAATTCTACGGTTTTTATTGATATTTTTGATTTATACTTTAATTAACAAATTGAGCTCTGCTTTATCTTAATTTTGTTTTGCTAAACATTTAATACACTTAATTATGAAAAAATTTGCACTCTTATTATTTACTGTATCCATGTGTTTTTCTTTGGAAGCGCAAATACAGACTCCTGCACCCAGTCCATTTTCCAAATTGGAACAAAAAGTGGGATTGACCGATGTTACTGTTGAATATTCTAGACCTGCAATGAGAGGGAGAAAAATATTCGGGGATTTGGTTCCTTTCGATGCTATTTGGAGAACTGGTGCCAACCAAAATACCAAAGTAACCTTCTCTGATGATGTTGTGGTAAAGGGCAAGGAGTTGAAAGCCGGTTCTTATGCCATTTACACTAGACCCAATGAAGCGGTTTGGGAAGTATTTTTCTATTCCGATACAGAGAATTGGGGAACTCCACAGGAGTGGGATGCATCTAAAGTTGCGGCTACTGTAAAAGTGGAGACAATGGATATACCCGTGCCGATAGAATCATTTACCATTACCATAGATGATCTTCATAACAATGGAGGTGTGTTGGGCATTATGTGGGAGAACACTTATGTCGGCGTAGAATTTACCGTTCCAACTGTGAAAAAAGCCACTAAAAGTATAGAGGAGACCATGGCCAATACAGCAGATTTAAAAGCCGGCGACTATTATGCCGCAGGTTCTTATTATTTTGCCGAGGGCATGAATATGGAGCAAGCCAAGGAATGGGTAAACAAAGCAGTAGAAATGGATGGAGGTAAAGCATATTGGATGATGCGGACACAATCTTTGATCTATGCCAAACTTGGAGATAAAAAAGCTGCTATCGAAGCAGCAAAAAAATCATTGGCGGCCGCTCAAGCTGAGGGTAATCAGGATTATGTTAAAATGAACAAGGATTCCTTGAAAGAATGGGCCCAGATGTAAACAAGCCCCAATTTTAATATATTGAAGAGACCCACTTTAAAAGTGGGTTTTTTTATTCATCAATTGCGGTGGAATTGCCCAGAAAATTATCGAATATTTGAGTAATAAAGGCCAATAGGATAACCAACAAGCATCCGAAAGCATTCAACCATAAATAGGACATCCAATCAAAATACCAACCTATAATTACGATCACTTGGGTAACAATGGCAGCAACAAAAACGGCATTTCCTTTCACATATTTAAAGAAAAAGGCCAAAAGGAAAATACCCAGGACATTACCGTAAAAAATAGAACCAATAATGTTTACGAGCTGGATCAGGTTATCAAAAAGGTTGGCCACATTGGCAATAATAATTGCAATTATTCCCCAAACAAGAGTGAAAACCTTGGTCGCTTTAACATAGTGTTCCTGAGATTCTTCTTTTTTTATACTTCTTTTATAAAGGTCCAACGCTGTAATGGTACCCAGAGCATTCAATTCGGATGCCGTGGAGGACATTGCTGCGGACAGAATTACGGCCAATAACAGCCCAATAAGACCCATGGGCAGGTTATTCAAGATAAAATGGATGAACACATAATCCTTATCATTCGTCTCTACAGTATCATCAGCTTTTGAAATTAATGTTTTTGCCGTGGCCCGATTTGCTTTTTCCTTTTCATTGATCTTTACGATATCCTGCTTTGCTTGTTCTATCGCATTGTACTCTTTGAGCTCCAGTGCCGCTGAAAACGAATGCTGTGCCATCCGTTTTTCTTTTTCCAGTTCCTTGTGGTCGTTCTCCAGTGCTTGGTAGTCGTTGGCGTAATCGGATTGCAATACCGCCTCGGTGGCTGCGGGATTAAAATTAAGGGGAGAGGAATTATATTGATAAAAAACAAAAACCATGGTCCCGACCAAAAGGATGAAAAATTGCATCGGGATTTTAAAAACGCCGTTAAAAATAAGGCCTAACTGACTTTCGCGAACAGATCTGCCCGATAGATAACGTTGTACTTGGCTTTGGTCGGTCCCGAAATAGGCCAGAGCTAAAAAGAACCCGCCAGTGATACCGCTCCAAAATGTATAGCGATTATTGGTATCGAAAGAAAAATCGAGAATATTGAGTTTATTGTTGGCCCCGGCAATTTTTAATGCCTTTCCAAAGGAAAGGTCGGTCGGTAAAGCCCCCATAATAAAGAAAAAGGCAAAGAACATACCCAACATAATAATGAACATCTGCTGTTTTTGGGTTACGCTTACCGCTTTGGTCCCTCCAGAAACTGTGTAGATGATTACCAATATTCCTATAATAACGTTGAGCGTTCGTAAGTCCCACCCCAAAACTGCTGAAAGAATTATGGAAGGGGCAAAAATCGTAATTCCGGCGGCAAGTCCTCGCTGAATTAAGAATAATAATGCCGTAAGTGTCCTGGTTTTAAGGTCAAAACGACCTTCTAACATTTCGTATGCGGTATAGACCTTTAGTTTTTTATAGATGGGAATAAATACCAAGCAAATAAAAATCATGGCCAGGGGCAATCCAAAATAGAATTGAACAAAGCCCATACCATCGTTAAAAGCCTGTCCCGGTGTGGATAAAAAGGTAATGGCACTGGCTTGAGTGGCCATCACGGACAAACCGATGGTCCACCATTTAATATTGTCTCCCCCGCGGACATAGTCGTCCACATTGCTATTGCCCCGTGTTTTCCAAACACCGTATGCAACAATGAAAAGCAAGGTACTACCAAGAATTATCCAATCAAGTAATGCCATTCAGGATGTTAATTATTTAGTATCATAATGAGGTAAAAAACCAAGATATAAATGGCATT
It includes:
- a CDS encoding pirin family protein; translated protein: MKKSVKQTFPLSIPWQTLDPFLFSVYHLDNYPKGNGEMGPDSLLLQDRNLGNDFDPSHKWRMYHGQTIPGFPYHPHRGFETITIVNKGFCDHSDSLGAAGRFGEGDVQWMTAGRGVQHSEMFPLLKDDEENTLELFQIWLNLPKAGKFVDPHFRMLWNEDIPVVEEQNAKIKIIAGAYKNVASLDPAPDSWAADPKNEVAIWNIHARAASEYVLPKANTAVNRVLYFYDGNHIHIEDKKINPNFGIVLDPSRDVNIKIGSETVHFMLLQGKPIGEPVAKYGPFVMNTQAEIQKAMEEYRLTQFGGWPWPYPDHVHEKNRGRFALYPDGNLEKK
- a CDS encoding DUF2911 domain-containing protein; its protein translation is MKKFALLLFTVSMCFSLEAQIQTPAPSPFSKLEQKVGLTDVTVEYSRPAMRGRKIFGDLVPFDAIWRTGANQNTKVTFSDDVVVKGKELKAGSYAIYTRPNEAVWEVFFYSDTENWGTPQEWDASKVAATVKVETMDIPVPIESFTITIDDLHNNGGVLGIMWENTYVGVEFTVPTVKKATKSIEETMANTADLKAGDYYAAGSYYFAEGMNMEQAKEWVNKAVEMDGGKAYWMMRTQSLIYAKLGDKKAAIEAAKKSLAAAQAEGNQDYVKMNKDSLKEWAQM
- a CDS encoding SDR family NAD(P)-dependent oxidoreductase; its protein translation is MKHILLIGGSYGIGLEMAKHLSKEHSVYVASRSNDELRNLDVTHIPFDALTEDITHKNIPEKLDGFVYCPGSINLKPFKSLGIETIQNDLEINFIALAKTVKSIIERMNEGGSMVFFSTVAVGTGMPFHTSVAAAKGAIEGFSRALAAEYAPKLRVNVIAPSLVDTPLSERLLSNEKKKAMMDQRHPLKRVGTATDIAKMGVFLLQDDSSWITGQVIGVDGGMSSLNIN
- a CDS encoding cryptochrome/photolyase family protein yields the protein MKDKVNIFWFRRDLRLDDNVALYHALQNGTPVLPIFIFDTEILENLPKNDARVTFIHEQVQKLNNQLSTNFDSGLAQFYGTPKKVIQQLIEDYTIEAVYTNHDYEPYAKERDAKIKSYLEENNIDFNTFKDQVIFEKSEVVKDDGEPYVVYTPFMRKWKETFNPSIHLVEYDTFPNLDKNTIKNKSLPQLTLEDIGFEASSIKVPDFTVTPNLIQKYEDTRDYPDKETGTSRLGPHLRFGTVSIRKMIKKAIGEKNETFWNELIWREFFMQILWHFPKTVNQAFRAKYDRIEWRNNEDEFEKWKTGKTGYPLVDAGMRELNETGYMHNRVRMLVASFLCKHLLIDWRWGEAYFAEKLLDYEMASNVGNWQWAAGSGVDAAPYFRIFNPTTQIKKFDKDKKYINKWVKDLQELSYPDPIVEHKMARERCLKTYKEAVS
- a CDS encoding sodium:solute symporter, whose amino-acid sequence is MALLDWIILGSTLLFIVAYGVWKTRGNSNVDDYVRGGDNIKWWTIGLSVMATQASAITFLSTPGQAFNDGMGFVQFYFGLPLAMIFICLVFIPIYKKLKVYTAYEMLEGRFDLKTRTLTALLFLIQRGLAAGITIFAPSIILSAVLGWDLRTLNVIIGILVIIYTVSGGTKAVSVTQKQQMFIIMLGMFFAFFFIMGALPTDLSFGKALKIAGANNKLNILDFSFDTNNRYTFWSGITGGFFLALAYFGTDQSQVQRYLSGRSVRESQLGLIFNGVFKIPMQFFILLVGTMVFVFYQYNSSPLNFNPAATEAVLQSDYANDYQALENDHKELEKEKRMAQHSFSAALELKEYNAIEQAKQDIVKINEKEKANRATAKTLISKADDTVETNDKDYVFIHFILNNLPMGLIGLLLAVILSAAMSSTASELNALGTITALDLYKRSIKKEESQEHYVKATKVFTLVWGIIAIIIANVANLFDNLIQLVNIIGSIFYGNVLGIFLLAFFFKYVKGNAVFVAAIVTQVIVIIGWYFDWMSYLWLNAFGCLLVILLAFITQIFDNFLGNSTAIDE
- a CDS encoding SRPBCC family protein produces the protein MQLYQLKSRQFLPISKKEAWDFLSDPKNLAVITPPHMGFHILSGADRPMFQGQIIQYIVKPFPLVSTKWVTEITHVQKGSYFVDEQRFGPYSLWHHKHFIKEVPDGVEMEDIIDYKLPFGFLGQIMHPILVKKQLQKIFRFREKKLAEMFGEVKGKTNYLNLRKV
- a CDS encoding tetratricopeptide repeat-containing sensor histidine kinase — protein: MKSSFCLIFTLLLFLLSQNICFAQSKEIDSLQNLLKTADDTTKVNLKRRLAGLLRSKDKEKAVEMVTSGIELAKKINYPKGEIESLFSLGIIHGMTGSYPESLEVFKQCLALSKEHKNYEHVYKSYNSFGIIYKQIGDYPTSKDYYLKCIKLVDSLNLSLDITAAYTNLGVLYDLMDEPENAKKQYERALEIYSGSNRESLENIVVSNLALLDMNENKYTDALEKLLKSKEYQESENEKLKLCTTYSNIAQCYLNLNQSKLAEEYFVKSLELSKQLSNKTQIAVSYYGLAELMLQQNKYPEAIDYSKKNLEALNKTGGYKYFMEAHDLAHEIYTSTKQFPDAIYHLKQSVAFRDSLLNETKVKEIQNLQIQHDVYLKDREIKENKLELELMGSYIDLNQKRIGYLSIIALLLLFSASLLYFRYRSKQKSNAMLVEKNILIYEQKEIIQEMNIELEKRMLRAQMNPHFIFNSLSSIQHLINSNDRKGALTYLSKFSKLLRQVLETSINISLPLKDEIELLKIYIELEALRFDNSFTYDFKVDENLDIHNAEIPMLLVQPYIENAIIHGLMPKKGNKELKVSFHESDDNIVCTIEDNGVGMSSKPKESSYERPSRGMSITAKRIEALKKFSNQELVRIQSSKEGTKVTILIPKD
- a CDS encoding amidohydrolase, with product MKNLTTLFLFGLFVLNLSAQKMTKDKKAVVEAVEKHKDNLIQISDSIWALAETAFEESISSKLLADYAEKNGMTVTRGVADIPTAFVATFGSGKPVISVLGEFDALPGLSQNTVPNKDPRVDGAPGHGCGHNMFGAASLGAALAIKEQIEAGKIQGTVKFLGTPAEEKFFGKVWMVEAGLWDDVDVNVSWHPSAQIEADVQSGLSLIDFMIEFYGQAAHASSDPWNGRSAADALELYTTGINYYREHIKPTSRIHYHIQDGGQVVNVVPDYARLWVRVRDPKREVMLPTFERVKAMAEGAAIMANVEYKYSLISGIYETLVNREGGKIMQNNLELLGPITYTEEETAFGKAIQEATGKPQVGMDGEIHPLKETEALPGGGSTDVGDVSWNVPNINLGVTVAPKGTPWHSWAVVACGGMSIGHKGMVYASKAMGMTMFDLFDDPKLVEKVKDEYITRKGDVKYEAMIDGPPPIPGK